Genomic DNA from Archangium lipolyticum:
CTGATGAAGCACATGATCGGCCTGCTCAAGCCGGACAATGGGCGGGTGGTCATCGACGGGGAGGACGTCGTCCCCATGGGCGCCGAGGATCTGGAGCGGGTGCGGCACAAGTTCGGCATGGTGTTCCAGGCCGCCGCCCTGTTCGACTCGATGGACGTCTACGAGAACGTGGCCTTCCCCCTGCGCGAGCACAGCAAGCTGTCCGAGCAGGAGATCCGCAAGCTGGTCCGGGAGAAGCTGGACCTGATGGGCCTGCCGAAGACGGTGGAGGACAAGTTCCCGGCGGACCTGTCCGGCGGCATGCGCAAGCGCGTGGGGCTGGCCCGCGCCATCGTGATGAATCCGAAGATCGTCCTCTACGACGAGCCCACCACGGGGTTGGATCCCATCACCACCGACTACGTGGACGAGATGATCCTCGCGGCCCAGCGGGAGCTGCACGTCACCAGCGTGGTCATCAGCCACGACATCGCCTCGGCCTTCAACATCGCGGACCAGATCGCCTTCCTCAGCAAGGGCGTCATCCTGGAGCAGGGACCGCCGGAGCAGGTGCGCGCCTCGCGCCACCCCACCGTGCAGGTCTTCATGGAGACCTGGTTCGGAAAGAATGATTAGGAGTCAGACCCGGTGAAGAAGCTCGTCACGCCTTTCCGTGTAGGTCTGCTGGTGCTCGTCGCCGGAGGATTCCTGTTCGGCTTCATCCTCTTCACCCGCAAGGGGGGGCTGGGCAAGGACGAGTCCATCCAGGTGTACGCCTACTTCCGGGACGCCTCGGGCCTGGGTCCCAAGAGCCGCATCCAGATCGCCGGCATCCCCGTGGGCGAGGTGGAGGATGTGAAGCTGGAGGGCACGCGCGCCCGCGTCACCGTGCGCGTGCGCCGGGACGTGGCGCTGCACCAGGACGCCGCCCTCATCAAACGCTCGGAGTCCCTGCTGGGCGACTACCTGTTGGACCTGAACCCGGGCTCCGAGGTGATGCCTCCCATGGAGGAGGGCGGGGAGATCCGCAAGGTGATCGACGTGCAGGGCATGGAGGCCGTGTTCGCCTCGCTCTCGCAGATCACCTCCGACATCCAGCAGGTGACGGGGGCGCTGCGCGACGTGCTCGGCGGGGACAAGGGCACCGGCTCGCTCGAGCGCATCATCGCCAGCCTGGTGCGCGTGTCCGAGTCGGTGGACCTGACGGTGCGCAGCAGCGCCGAGCGGCTGGACGCCATCCTGCGCAACTTCGAGGGCGTGAGCGCCGACGTGCGCGGCATCACCGCCGACAACGAGGAGAGCGTCGGCCACATCGTGCACAACATCGAGATCATCACCCGCGACACGCGCGAGGTGCTCTCCACGGTGCAGAAGATCGTCGGCGGCAGCGCGGAAGGGGACCTGAAGGAGAGCGTGTCCAGCCTGAAGCAGACGATGAACCGGCTGGACAAGACGCTGGCCAACCTGGAGGAGATCACCTCCCGGGTGAACCGGGGCGAGGGCGCCGTGGGCGCGCTGGTGGCCGACAAGCGCCTGGGCCAGAAGATCTCCGAGTCCGTGGAGGACCTGTCCGACTTCTCCTCGAAGCTCACCGGGCTCCAGACGGAAGTGGGCCTGCAGGCCACCTACATGTTGGGGCATGGGGCCTCGAAGAACAGCCTGTCGGTGCGGCTGGCCCCCAAGCCGGACAAGTACTACCTGCTGGAGCTGGTGGACGATCCGCGCGGCACCACCGAGACGCAGTACGTGCAGACCAACCCGCCGTCCTCGGGGGATCCGGTCCTGCAGAAGCAGAAGATCACCCGCGAGGGCTTCAAGTTCAGCGCCCAGTTCGCCAAGCGCTACTACTTCACCACGCTGCGCTTCGGCATCATCGAGTCCACGGGTGGCGTGGGCGCCGACTTCCACTTCTTCAAGGACCACCTGATGTTGAAGCTGGATGCCTTCAACTTCTCGGTGGACGAGCTGCGCTACCCGCGCCTGAGGGCCTCGCTGAGGGCCCAGGCGTTCGACCGGCTCTTCATCACCGCCGGCCTGGACGACATCTTCAACAACCCCGTGCGCGACAACAACCGGCGCATGCTCGGCGGCCGCGACTTCTTCTTTGGTGGCGGCATCTACTTCACGGATGATGATTTGAAGGCCATCCTGCCGGCCGTGCCCACGCCGTGAGGGCCGGAGTCCTGGATATCTTGACCTGACCGGCCGAAAAGTCGTACCTCGCACGGGCACGGGCGGTCCCCCAGGAGCCCCGTGCCTGTCGTCACGGCCTCTACTCCCTGGAACGCCCATGTCTCTTCTCGTCGTTGGCTCGGTCGCGCTGGACTCGGTGGAAACCCCCTTCGGATTGAAGGAGGACATCCTCGGCGGCTCCGCCACCTATTTCTCCACCTCCGCCTCCTTCTTCACCCCCGTGAAGATGGTGGCCGTGGTGGGCGAGGACTTCCCCCAGGCGCACCTGGACTTCCTGCACGGTCGGGGTGTGGACCTCGAGGGCATCACCCGGGAGAAGGGCCGCACCTTCCGCTGGAAGGGCCGCTACGGCTGGCAGCTCAACGAGGCCGAGACGCTCGACACCCAGCTCAACGTCTTCCAGTCCTTCTCGCCCAAGCTCCCCGAGAGCTACCGCGACGCCCAGTTCGTCTTCCTGGGCAACATCCACCCGGAGCTCCAGTCCCAGGTGGTGGATCAGGTGAAGGGCCCCAAGCTGGTGGCCGCCGACACCATGAACTTCTGGATCAACGGCAGCCGGGCCTCGCTCCTCAAGACGCTCAAGCGCGTCAACCTGCTCTTCGTCAACGACGCCGAGGCCCGCCAGCTCTCCGGTGAGCACAACATCGTGCGCGCCGCCCGGGCCATCCTCGGCATGGGCCCCCAGCGCATCGTGGTCAAGCGCGGCGAGTACGGCGCGCTCCTCTTCGACCACGAGCACATCTTCGCCTGCCCGGCGCTGCCCCTGGCCGACGTGTTCGATCCCACCGGCGCCGGGGACACCTTCGCCGGTGGCTTCATGGGCACCCTGGCCACCGCCGGCCGCGTGGACTCCGAGGTGCTGCGCCGCGCCATGGTGATGGGCAGCGTCATGGCCTCCTTCACCGTGGAGAAGTTCAGCCTCGAGCGCCTGCGCGAGGTGAACCGCGCCGACATCCGCGCCAGATTCACGGATTTCAAGCGACTCACGCATTTCGAGGATTTGGGGCCTCTTGAGGGGTAACCGATTTCCCGTGGGGTGAGGAGGGCTGCTTGACGGATTTTTATGCTGTCCCTAATCTCCGCACTTGCGAATCCCGATTCCTGGGAAAGCGCGGAGGGATGTGGGGGACGCGCGTCACGGCCGCGCACCGGAGGAGAAGGGGTTGCGGACGGAGAACCGAAAGCACGCTCGTTTCACCTCGCGCCTGCGCTGCTGGTGTGAGGCGGAGAACATTACGCTCTACGCTCGGGTGGCGAACCTGAGCGAGGGTGGGTTGTTCTTGCAGACGAACACACCGTTGGCCCAGGGCCGGCGGACGTTGCTGAAGCTGGCGGGGGGGACCGCGCGGGAGGTGATGGCCGAGGCGACCGTGGTGTGGCGGCGTCCACAGCGGGAGCAGCTGGGCCCACCCGGCATGGGGTTGAAGTTCGAAGGACTGGATGCTGGCGCGCTGACCCTCCTACAGCGCATCATCTCCGAAGAGCAGCGAGGGTTCGCGCTCGGCACCTGACGAGCGGGCCCGGGGCCCACGGGAACTCTACATGCGCATCGCGATCATCTCCGACATCCACTCCAACATCGAGGCGCTGACGGAGGTGCTGCGGGTCGCGGAAGAGCAGAAGGTGGATCGGATCGTGTCGTTGGGAGACGTGGTGGGCTACGGGGCCTCGCCCAACGCCTGCTGCGACCTGGTGCGCTCGGTGACCGAGGTGACGCTGCTGGGCAACCACGACGCGGCGGTGGCCGGGCGGATGGACTACTCGTACTACTACGACGCCGCCCGCCACGCGCTGGACTGGTCCGCCGGGGTGCTGTCGGACGAGAACATGGATTGGCTCAAGAGCCTGCCGTACACGTACCGGATCGGTGACGTGGGCTTCAGCCATGGCTCGCCGGTGGAGCCCAAGGCGTACGAGTACATCTTCGCGCTGGAGCAGGCGCGGGAGCTGGCGCCGTACGTGGAGCACCTGCCGGAGGTGACGTTCATCGGGCACAGCCACCTGTGCAAGGCGTTCGCCATCGGCAATGGCGAGGTGCACGACGTGGTGGCCCAGAAGTTCGGCATCCGGCGGGGCTACAAGTACATCATCTCGGTGGGAAGCGTGGGGCAGCCGCGGGACTACGACAACCGGGCGTGCTTCGTCATCTGCGACACCGGGGCGCGCACGGTGGAGTACCTCCGGGTGGAGTACGACATCGAGTCGGCCGCGCAGAAGATCTTCGATGCCTCGCTGGCGCTCAACTTCGGCAAGCGCCTGTTCCTCGGGGTGTAGCCGCCTCGCGCGGCCATGCGTCCAACGGCTTGACGGCCGCGCTGGCAACTCCCTGTAGTCCCCTGGGTCTCGGTTCCTGGCCCACGCGACGTGCTCGGGGAGGTGCGGTGTGTTCACTCGTATCAGCCGATGACCCGACACCCTCCCCGAGTTCGTCTCTACTCCTCCCAGCCAGACGGAGACCGCCTCTGGATGAGGGAAGTGTTTCGCCTCGTCCTGCATCTGCCGTTCGACCACCATGATCTCGCGAACCCGGTGAGTCGCGCGCTCGAGGTGTACCTTCGTGCTGTCGGCACCGGGGCAGAAGTCTTCTCCGAATACAATCTTGGATACGAGCCCAACTCGCTGCACGAGGGCGCCTGGGCACGGATCCGCTCGACACTCTCTCCACCTGTCGGGGAACGCTTTCTCGATGATCTCAGTAACGAGGATGTCTATCCGTATGTGAAGAGGCAGTTCGAGCGTATGGTCGAGTTGTCGGGCGGCGACAAGGACGTCAGCGGCTATGGCTTCTTCTACTTGTCTCGCCTGCCTTGGCGTTCGCGGGCTCGTGTCGAGGATGAGGTCAGCCTGGTGAGCTTCTCCTGGCCCACGGAGTACCTCGAGGAGCACGGCCCTGGGAAAATGCGCGAGTTGGCCATGGCGCTGGCCTCGCTGCTCCCATTCTCCTCTGGTCATGCAGGCCTGGCCTTCTATTCACCCAACACCTTTTGTGGCTCCATGAAGGGGATTCACGAGGAATCCTTCCGCTACCCGGGGATGGATGTGTCCCATGGCATCCGGAAACTCGGCTCCCGGGTCGACGGAGTGCACTGGCTCAACTTCCTGGGCCAGCCGGTGCTCGGGGAAATGGGCGGTGCGGCGGGCCTGCGTGCCCAGCTGCATTCGCCCGGAACCACCGTCCAGGCGTTGGAAGGGGAGAAGGCGGTGGTGACGCTGGGGCAGTGGCCGGAGGCCGGAGACCTGACCCGGGGCCAGGACCTCCCCGCGTACCGTGAGCTCGCGCGTGTCCTGGAGCCCTGGCTGTACGAGTGTCCCAGCTACTACGACTTCGACGACGCCTCCCACGAGGAGACCCTCCGATGGTGGCGTCGCTTCCTTGACTGAGGATTCGAGCCCCCCGCGCGAAAAAGGGGCGCGGCGGCCTGGAAATGTCGTAGAAAACCGGCCCCGTGCGGACCTACACCCCTGTTTCTGGCCGGATGCTCACCGGCCTCCTGACGGCGCTCCTGGTGATGGCGGCCCCCGTGGCCTGCCGCAAACCCGCCCAGCCCTCCGAGGCGTACACCCAGGCGCATACGCTCTTCGGCAAGCTGTACGGCGCCAGGGGCGACGAGGCCTTCCTGGATCCCCAGATGGACCAGGTGGAGGCGCTGCTCTCCCAGGTGCCTCCGGACAGCCTCGACGCACAGGCCGCCAATGACCTGCGTGCCCGCATCCAGACCGGCAAGCAGCAGGCGCAGGCGCGGGAGAAGGCCCGGAACGACGCCCTCGCCGACGCGCGCACGCCAGAGGCGATGCCCTCCGGATTCGGCTCCGCCCCGGAACCGGCTCCTTCCGCTCCCACCGAGGAGGCTCCCGAGGCCCAGGCCGAGCCCCCCGATGCCGGCACGGGCGGCGGGCCAGGGATCGGCACCCCGGTGACCCAGCTGGCGAGCGGCTTCTCCGGCTGCTTCCAGAAGGGGGAGCAGATCGACGTGAAGGGACGCGGTTTGCGCGATCGCTGGGAATTGCAGGACCGCGCGGCGTGTCGCCAGCAGTATGGCGCGCTCCAGGGGCAGGTGCTGATCATCGAAGAGGGCAAGGTGCTCGCCCTGGTCTCCAAGAGCG
This window encodes:
- a CDS encoding ABC transporter ATP-binding protein, with protein sequence MIEIVDLHKSFGDYQVLKGINLSVPAGNTCVILGGSGSGKTVLMKHMIGLLKPDNGRVVIDGEDVVPMGAEDLERVRHKFGMVFQAAALFDSMDVYENVAFPLREHSKLSEQEIRKLVREKLDLMGLPKTVEDKFPADLSGGMRKRVGLARAIVMNPKIVLYDEPTTGLDPITTDYVDEMILAAQRELHVTSVVISHDIASAFNIADQIAFLSKGVILEQGPPEQVRASRHPTVQVFMETWFGKND
- a CDS encoding MlaD family protein, whose translation is MKKLVTPFRVGLLVLVAGGFLFGFILFTRKGGLGKDESIQVYAYFRDASGLGPKSRIQIAGIPVGEVEDVKLEGTRARVTVRVRRDVALHQDAALIKRSESLLGDYLLDLNPGSEVMPPMEEGGEIRKVIDVQGMEAVFASLSQITSDIQQVTGALRDVLGGDKGTGSLERIIASLVRVSESVDLTVRSSAERLDAILRNFEGVSADVRGITADNEESVGHIVHNIEIITRDTREVLSTVQKIVGGSAEGDLKESVSSLKQTMNRLDKTLANLEEITSRVNRGEGAVGALVADKRLGQKISESVEDLSDFSSKLTGLQTEVGLQATYMLGHGASKNSLSVRLAPKPDKYYLLELVDDPRGTTETQYVQTNPPSSGDPVLQKQKITREGFKFSAQFAKRYYFTTLRFGIIESTGGVGADFHFFKDHLMLKLDAFNFSVDELRYPRLRASLRAQAFDRLFITAGLDDIFNNPVRDNNRRMLGGRDFFFGGGIYFTDDDLKAILPAVPTP
- a CDS encoding PfkB family carbohydrate kinase produces the protein MSLLVVGSVALDSVETPFGLKEDILGGSATYFSTSASFFTPVKMVAVVGEDFPQAHLDFLHGRGVDLEGITREKGRTFRWKGRYGWQLNEAETLDTQLNVFQSFSPKLPESYRDAQFVFLGNIHPELQSQVVDQVKGPKLVAADTMNFWINGSRASLLKTLKRVNLLFVNDAEARQLSGEHNIVRAARAILGMGPQRIVVKRGEYGALLFDHEHIFACPALPLADVFDPTGAGDTFAGGFMGTLATAGRVDSEVLRRAMVMGSVMASFTVEKFSLERLREVNRADIRARFTDFKRLTHFEDLGPLEG
- a CDS encoding TIGR02266 family protein, with product MRTENRKHARFTSRLRCWCEAENITLYARVANLSEGGLFLQTNTPLAQGRRTLLKLAGGTAREVMAEATVVWRRPQREQLGPPGMGLKFEGLDAGALTLLQRIISEEQRGFALGT
- a CDS encoding metallophosphoesterase family protein, translating into MRIAIISDIHSNIEALTEVLRVAEEQKVDRIVSLGDVVGYGASPNACCDLVRSVTEVTLLGNHDAAVAGRMDYSYYYDAARHALDWSAGVLSDENMDWLKSLPYTYRIGDVGFSHGSPVEPKAYEYIFALEQARELAPYVEHLPEVTFIGHSHLCKAFAIGNGEVHDVVAQKFGIRRGYKYIISVGSVGQPRDYDNRACFVICDTGARTVEYLRVEYDIESAAQKIFDASLALNFGKRLFLGV
- a CDS encoding DUF3396 domain-containing protein, translating into MREVFRLVLHLPFDHHDLANPVSRALEVYLRAVGTGAEVFSEYNLGYEPNSLHEGAWARIRSTLSPPVGERFLDDLSNEDVYPYVKRQFERMVELSGGDKDVSGYGFFYLSRLPWRSRARVEDEVSLVSFSWPTEYLEEHGPGKMRELAMALASLLPFSSGHAGLAFYSPNTFCGSMKGIHEESFRYPGMDVSHGIRKLGSRVDGVHWLNFLGQPVLGEMGGAAGLRAQLHSPGTTVQALEGEKAVVTLGQWPEAGDLTRGQDLPAYRELARVLEPWLYECPSYYDFDDASHEETLRWWRRFLD